The following proteins come from a genomic window of Macadamia integrifolia cultivar HAES 741 chromosome 14, SCU_Mint_v3, whole genome shotgun sequence:
- the LOC122060965 gene encoding uncharacterized protein LOC122060965 isoform X3 codes for MEREEDDDVVCLDESFFINDNYQLTTFTFGSQVLELYCLQSASSITGVLCSLFCNEAVLTDHNDEVLKILKKNIELHKSLETPRNCAAGLVAEKLEWGNPDHMSQISQKYSGGFDLVLGADICFQQSSVPPLFDTVEQLLHLKGSKQCKFILAYVSRAKIMDSMVTNEAIRHGMQISEVPGTRSVVGNLEGVIFEITLQ; via the exons AtggagagggaagaagatgacgaTGTTGTCTGCTTAGACGAGTCTTTCTTCATTAACGACAA CTATCAGCTTACAACCTTTACGTTTGGGTCTCAAGTGCTTGAGCTCTATTGCCTCCAATCAGCTTCAA GTATTACAGGAGTTCTATGCAGCCTATTTTGTAATGAAGCTGTATTAACTGACCATAATGATGAAGTTCTCAAG ATCTTGAAGAAAAATATAGAGCTCCATAAATCTTTGGAAACTCCCAGGAATTGTGCTG CAGGATTAGTTGCTGAGAAGTTAGAATGGGGAAATCCTGATCATATGAGCCAAATATCACAAAAATATTCAGGAGGATTTGATCTGGTTCTTGGAGCTGACATCT GTTTTCAACAGTCTAGTGTTCCTCCACTTTTTGATACGGTGGAGCAGCTGCTTCATCTTAAAGGGAGCAAGCAATGCAAATTCATACTAGCATATGTATCTAGAGCTAAGAT TATGGACTCAATGGTAACAAATGAAGCTATTCGCCATGGAATGCAAATCAGTGAAGTACCTGGGACACGCTCTGTGGTAGGAAATCTTGAAGGTGTTATCTTTGAGATTACCCTTCAGTAG
- the LOC122060965 gene encoding protein N-lysine methyltransferase METTL21A isoform X1: protein MEREEDDDVVCLDESFFINDNYQLTTFTFGSQVLELYCLQSASTDFDLTGQLVWPGALLLNSYLSKNSDMIQGCSVIELGSGVGITGVLCSLFCNEAVLTDHNDEVLKILKKNIELHKSLETPRNCAAGLVAEKLEWGNPDHMSQISQKYSGGFDLVLGADICFQQSSVPPLFDTVEQLLHLKGSKQCKFILAYVSRAKIMDSMVTNEAIRHGMQISEVPGTRSVVGNLEGVIFEITLQ, encoded by the exons AtggagagggaagaagatgacgaTGTTGTCTGCTTAGACGAGTCTTTCTTCATTAACGACAA CTATCAGCTTACAACCTTTACGTTTGGGTCTCAAGTGCTTGAGCTCTATTGCCTCCAATCAGCTTCAA CTGATTTTGATCTTACAGGGCAATTAGTGTGGCCGGGTGCCTTGCTTTTGAACAGTTATCTTTCAAAGAATTCTGACATGATCCAAGGATGTTCTGTTATTGAATTAGGCTCTGGTGTTG GTATTACAGGAGTTCTATGCAGCCTATTTTGTAATGAAGCTGTATTAACTGACCATAATGATGAAGTTCTCAAG ATCTTGAAGAAAAATATAGAGCTCCATAAATCTTTGGAAACTCCCAGGAATTGTGCTG CAGGATTAGTTGCTGAGAAGTTAGAATGGGGAAATCCTGATCATATGAGCCAAATATCACAAAAATATTCAGGAGGATTTGATCTGGTTCTTGGAGCTGACATCT GTTTTCAACAGTCTAGTGTTCCTCCACTTTTTGATACGGTGGAGCAGCTGCTTCATCTTAAAGGGAGCAAGCAATGCAAATTCATACTAGCATATGTATCTAGAGCTAAGAT TATGGACTCAATGGTAACAAATGAAGCTATTCGCCATGGAATGCAAATCAGTGAAGTACCTGGGACACGCTCTGTGGTAGGAAATCTTGAAGGTGTTATCTTTGAGATTACCCTTCAGTAG
- the LOC122060965 gene encoding protein N-lysine methyltransferase METTL21A isoform X2, whose translation MEREEDDDVVCLDESFFINDNYQLTTFTFGSQVLELYCLQSASTDFDLTGQLVWPGALLLNSYLSKNSDMIQGCSVIELGSGVGITGVLCSLFCNEAVLTDHNDEVLKILKKNIELHKSLETPRNCAGLVAEKLEWGNPDHMSQISQKYSGGFDLVLGADICFQQSSVPPLFDTVEQLLHLKGSKQCKFILAYVSRAKIMDSMVTNEAIRHGMQISEVPGTRSVVGNLEGVIFEITLQ comes from the exons AtggagagggaagaagatgacgaTGTTGTCTGCTTAGACGAGTCTTTCTTCATTAACGACAA CTATCAGCTTACAACCTTTACGTTTGGGTCTCAAGTGCTTGAGCTCTATTGCCTCCAATCAGCTTCAA CTGATTTTGATCTTACAGGGCAATTAGTGTGGCCGGGTGCCTTGCTTTTGAACAGTTATCTTTCAAAGAATTCTGACATGATCCAAGGATGTTCTGTTATTGAATTAGGCTCTGGTGTTG GTATTACAGGAGTTCTATGCAGCCTATTTTGTAATGAAGCTGTATTAACTGACCATAATGATGAAGTTCTCAAG ATCTTGAAGAAAAATATAGAGCTCCATAAATCTTTGGAAACTCCCAGGAATTGTGCTG GATTAGTTGCTGAGAAGTTAGAATGGGGAAATCCTGATCATATGAGCCAAATATCACAAAAATATTCAGGAGGATTTGATCTGGTTCTTGGAGCTGACATCT GTTTTCAACAGTCTAGTGTTCCTCCACTTTTTGATACGGTGGAGCAGCTGCTTCATCTTAAAGGGAGCAAGCAATGCAAATTCATACTAGCATATGTATCTAGAGCTAAGAT TATGGACTCAATGGTAACAAATGAAGCTATTCGCCATGGAATGCAAATCAGTGAAGTACCTGGGACACGCTCTGTGGTAGGAAATCTTGAAGGTGTTATCTTTGAGATTACCCTTCAGTAG